The following proteins come from a genomic window of Streptomyces sp. NBC_00539:
- a CDS encoding plasmid stabilization protein produces MPRGSSPKRERQYEHIKESAQERGESAERAKEIAARTVNKERARAGESKTASKTSLEDMSSSERGGRHSHTGAQGPTYDQLYAEAKRKNLHGRSSMNKAELKEKLGK; encoded by the coding sequence ATGCCCCGCGGATCCAGTCCCAAGCGCGAGCGGCAGTACGAGCACATCAAGGAGAGCGCGCAGGAGCGCGGCGAGAGCGCCGAGCGCGCCAAGGAGATCGCCGCCCGCACCGTCAACAAGGAACGGGCACGGGCGGGGGAGTCGAAGACGGCGAGCAAGACCTCCCTGGAGGACATGTCCTCCTCAGAGCGCGGCGGCCGGCACTCCCACACCGGCGCGCAGGGGCCCACGTACGACCAGCTCTACGCGGAGGCCAAGCGCAAGAACCTGCACGGACGCTCGTCCATGAACAAGGCCGAACTCAAGGAGAAGCTGGGCAAGTGA
- a CDS encoding HemK2/MTQ2 family protein methyltransferase, with protein MSLSLGFPRARHEFARLWTLPGVYAPQEDTCLLAEAVGSEVAPGMDVLDVCTGSGALALYAARRGARVTAVDISWRAALTVRLNALRMRQPVTVRRGSVATAEALGTFDLVISNPPYVPAPDPGLPARGPARAWDAGNDGREIVDRICSTAPALLKPHGTLLMVHSALCGTDRTLQRLTAAGMRAEVVDRTRIPFGPVLRSRLPWLREQGLLGPDETTEELVVIRAGAPGTHPLRDTTEPRGARAPRDAHRPLRRIHP; from the coding sequence ATGTCGCTGAGCCTCGGATTCCCACGGGCGCGCCATGAATTCGCCCGCCTGTGGACCCTTCCCGGGGTCTACGCCCCCCAGGAGGACACCTGCCTCCTGGCCGAAGCCGTGGGGAGCGAGGTCGCACCGGGCATGGACGTCCTGGACGTCTGCACCGGCAGCGGCGCGCTGGCCCTGTACGCGGCGCGCCGGGGCGCCCGGGTGACCGCGGTGGACATCTCCTGGCGCGCCGCTCTGACCGTACGCCTGAACGCCCTGCGGATGCGGCAGCCGGTCACCGTCCGCCGGGGGAGCGTGGCGACCGCCGAGGCTCTGGGCACCTTCGACCTGGTCATCAGCAACCCGCCCTACGTACCCGCCCCGGACCCGGGGCTGCCCGCCCGTGGGCCCGCCCGCGCCTGGGACGCGGGCAACGACGGGCGCGAGATCGTGGACCGCATCTGCTCCACCGCCCCCGCCCTGCTCAAGCCGCACGGCACCCTGCTGATGGTCCACTCGGCCCTGTGCGGCACCGACAGGACGCTGCAACGGCTGACCGCCGCCGGGATGCGGGCCGAGGTCGTGGACCGGACCCGCATCCCCTTCGGCCCGGTGCTGCGCTCCCGGCTGCCGTGGCTGCGCGAACAGGGCCTGCTGGGGCCGGACGAGACGACGGAGGAACTGGTCGTCATCCGCGCCGGCGCGCCCGGCACCCACCCGCTCCGCGACACCACGGAACCCCGCGGGGCCCGCGCACCCCGCGACGCCCACCGGCCCCTGAGGAGGATCCACCCGTGA
- a CDS encoding iron-containing redox enzyme family protein, translating to MTASTTRPHPSTARRLPPPRGPLSAAVAAALPDPAAPLPDPAAAHGADPYGDDLHLALYLLYELHYRGFEGVDDSREWDPGLLALRGALEQRFLAALRADAPGGRTVDQAFGELLLEPVDHSGSVSGYLEHEGELGQVREYCALRSLYHLKEADPHVWVIPRLRGRAKAAMVAIEYDEFGAGHADRVHAELFARLMADLGLDTDYGHYLDAAPAEALATVNLMSLFGLHRALRGALVGHFACVEVTSSPGSRRMAAAMRRLDAGAAAEHFYAEHVEADAVHEQLVRREVIAGLLEDEPALEGDIAFGADATVLLEDRLGALLLERWRRGASALRTPL from the coding sequence GTGACGGCGAGCACCACCCGCCCCCACCCGTCCACCGCCCGCCGGCTCCCGCCCCCGCGCGGCCCCCTCTCGGCAGCGGTGGCCGCCGCCCTGCCCGACCCGGCCGCCCCGCTCCCCGACCCCGCCGCCGCCCACGGCGCGGACCCGTACGGGGACGACCTGCACCTGGCCCTCTACCTCCTCTACGAACTCCACTACCGGGGCTTCGAGGGGGTCGACGACAGCCGCGAGTGGGACCCGGGGCTGCTCGCCCTGCGCGGCGCCCTGGAGCAGCGCTTCCTGGCCGCCCTGCGCGCCGACGCGCCGGGCGGCCGCACCGTCGACCAGGCCTTCGGCGAACTGCTGCTGGAGCCGGTCGACCACTCCGGCAGCGTCAGCGGCTACCTGGAGCACGAGGGGGAACTCGGGCAGGTACGCGAGTACTGCGCCCTGCGCTCCCTGTACCACCTCAAGGAGGCCGACCCCCACGTGTGGGTCATCCCGCGCCTGCGCGGGCGCGCGAAGGCCGCCATGGTCGCCATCGAGTACGACGAGTTCGGCGCCGGACACGCCGACCGCGTGCACGCCGAGCTCTTCGCCCGCCTGATGGCGGACCTGGGGCTGGACACGGACTACGGCCACTACCTCGACGCCGCCCCGGCCGAGGCCCTCGCGACCGTGAACCTCATGTCCCTGTTCGGCCTGCACCGGGCGCTGCGCGGAGCGCTCGTGGGCCATTTCGCCTGCGTCGAGGTCACCTCCTCACCGGGCTCGCGCCGGATGGCGGCGGCGATGCGCCGCCTGGACGCGGGGGCCGCCGCCGAGCACTTCTACGCCGAGCACGTCGAGGCCGACGCCGTCCACGAGCAGCTCGTACGCCGTGAGGTCATCGCGGGCCTGCTGGAGGACGAGCCCGCGCTGGAGGGCGACATCGCCTTCGGCGCCGACGCCACCGTCCTGCTGGAGGACCGCCTCGGGGCCCTGCTGCTGGAGCGGTGGCGACGGGGGGCGAGCGCGCTGCGGACACCGCTGTGA
- a CDS encoding zinc-dependent alcohol dehydrogenase produces the protein MRALTWQGTRDVRVETVPDPGIKDPTDIVVKVTSTGICGSDLHLYGVLGPFLEPGDILGHEAMGLVEEVGADVKTLRRGDRVVVPFNVSCGDCFMCDQGLHSQCETTQVREYDKGASLFGYTKLYGQVPGGQAQYVRVPFGDRLPVKVPEGPPDERFVYLSDVLPTAWQAVEYAAVPPGGSVAVLGLGPIGQMAARIALHRGARLVIGVDLVPARLERARSSGVHALDLKEHGKQLVGAVRDLTDGRGPDSVIDAVGMEAHGAPLASAAQRFTGLLPDAVARPLMERAGVDRLTALHTAIDLVRRGGTVSVSGVYGGAADPMPLLTMFDKQIQLRMGQANVRAWVDDILPLLEDSDPLGVEGFATHTMPLDEAPRAYAMFQAKEDGMIKTLLQP, from the coding sequence ATGCGCGCATTGACCTGGCAGGGCACGCGGGACGTGCGGGTGGAGACCGTTCCGGATCCCGGGATCAAGGACCCGACGGACATCGTCGTCAAAGTGACGTCCACCGGTATCTGCGGCTCCGACCTTCACCTCTACGGGGTCCTCGGGCCGTTCCTGGAACCGGGGGACATCCTCGGCCACGAGGCGATGGGCCTGGTCGAGGAGGTGGGCGCGGACGTGAAGACGCTGCGGCGCGGCGACCGGGTGGTCGTCCCGTTCAACGTCTCCTGCGGCGACTGCTTCATGTGCGACCAGGGCCTCCACTCGCAGTGCGAGACCACCCAGGTCCGGGAGTACGACAAGGGCGCCTCGCTGTTCGGCTACACCAAGCTCTACGGTCAGGTGCCCGGCGGGCAGGCGCAGTACGTGCGGGTGCCGTTCGGTGACAGGCTGCCGGTGAAGGTGCCCGAAGGGCCGCCGGACGAGCGTTTCGTGTACCTGTCCGACGTCCTGCCGACGGCCTGGCAGGCGGTGGAGTACGCGGCCGTCCCGCCGGGCGGCAGCGTCGCCGTCCTCGGTCTGGGGCCGATCGGGCAGATGGCCGCCCGGATCGCCCTGCACCGTGGGGCCCGGCTGGTCATCGGCGTGGACCTGGTGCCGGCCCGGCTGGAGCGGGCCAGGTCGTCCGGGGTGCACGCGCTGGACCTCAAGGAACACGGCAAGCAGCTGGTGGGGGCCGTCCGCGACCTCACCGACGGCAGGGGCCCGGACTCCGTGATCGACGCGGTGGGCATGGAGGCCCACGGCGCTCCGCTGGCGTCCGCCGCGCAGCGCTTCACGGGGCTGCTGCCGGACGCCGTGGCGCGGCCGCTGATGGAGCGGGCCGGGGTGGACCGGCTGACGGCCCTGCACACCGCGATCGACCTGGTGCGCCGGGGCGGCACCGTCTCCGTGTCGGGCGTCTACGGCGGCGCGGCCGACCCGATGCCGCTGCTGACCATGTTCGACAAGCAGATCCAGCTGAGGATGGGGCAGGCCAACGTGAGGGCCTGGGTGGACGACATCCTGCCGCTGCTGGAGGACTCCGACCCGCTGGGCGTCGAGGGCTTCGCCACGCACACCATGCCGCTCGACGAGGCGCCCCGGGCGTACGCCATGTTCCAGGCCAAGGAAGACGGCATGATCAAGACCCTGCTGCAGCCCTGA
- a CDS encoding CDGSH iron-sulfur domain-containing protein: MNPKRSQARPAPGEPTPAPAGTPVRHIIEPDGPELLEGPVERPRRDGSTARSERPVVAVCTCRRSRIYPWCDTSHRARTSGDDAAAGSEREGERS, translated from the coding sequence ATGAACCCCAAGCGATCCCAGGCACGCCCGGCACCCGGGGAGCCGACGCCCGCCCCGGCCGGTACGCCGGTGCGCCACATCATCGAGCCGGACGGCCCCGAGCTGCTGGAAGGGCCCGTGGAACGGCCCCGCAGGGACGGCTCCACGGCGCGCTCCGAGCGCCCGGTGGTGGCCGTGTGCACCTGCCGGCGGAGCCGGATCTACCCCTGGTGCGACACCAGCCACCGTGCCCGGACCAGCGGGGACGACGCCGCGGCCGGGTCCGAGCGGGAAGGGGAGCGGTCGTGA
- a CDS encoding cytochrome P450 has product MIDSTASLLARGYAWLPGLQERAGEGPVVTRLMGRRTVVLDGPGSVEFFYDDERVLREGALPGPVLDTLFGRGAVHTLDGVRHRVRKDMFVSLLMTEGGIAALTERFTARWPRAVAGWQGREVVLFDEVAAVLAGAVCDWVGLPLSEGASRSLSEDCVATVDGFATAGPRHWKARRARARQERALGRAVTELRGAAAPVASDGRPRSPLTVVAWHRDADGHLLDAHTAAVELLNIIRPTVALSWFAVFAAHALHSAPVHRERLRGDDGTYARAFAHEVRRFYPFAPFVGGLAARDLRWRDTEVPQGSLLLLDLYGRNHDPDVWPGPCDFDPCRFVGREPPPNDLVPQGGGDARTGHRCPGEDIAVELLTAIVGALVALECEVPEQDLTIPLHRIPTRPRSGFVVARARTAVRADGVPSRGPRAPHR; this is encoded by the coding sequence GTGATCGACAGCACCGCCTCACTGCTGGCCCGCGGCTACGCCTGGCTGCCCGGTCTGCAGGAGCGCGCCGGCGAGGGACCGGTCGTCACCCGGCTCATGGGCCGGCGCACGGTCGTCCTCGACGGGCCCGGATCGGTGGAGTTCTTCTACGACGACGAGCGCGTCCTGCGGGAGGGCGCCCTCCCCGGGCCCGTCCTCGACACGCTGTTCGGCCGGGGCGCGGTGCACACCCTCGACGGAGTCCGCCACCGCGTCCGCAAGGACATGTTCGTCTCGCTCCTCATGACCGAGGGCGGCATCGCCGCGCTCACCGAACGCTTCACCGCGCGCTGGCCGCGCGCGGTGGCGGGCTGGCAGGGGCGCGAGGTGGTCCTGTTCGACGAAGTGGCCGCCGTCCTCGCCGGAGCCGTGTGCGACTGGGTGGGCCTGCCCCTCTCCGAGGGAGCCTCGCGCTCCCTGTCCGAGGACTGCGTGGCCACGGTCGACGGCTTCGCCACGGCCGGCCCCCGCCACTGGAAGGCGCGCCGCGCCCGGGCGCGGCAGGAGCGGGCCCTGGGCCGCGCGGTGACGGAGCTGCGCGGGGCCGCAGCCCCGGTCGCGTCCGACGGCCGGCCCCGTTCTCCCCTGACCGTGGTCGCCTGGCACCGCGACGCCGACGGCCACCTGCTGGACGCGCACACCGCAGCGGTGGAACTGCTCAACATCATCCGCCCCACGGTGGCCCTGTCCTGGTTCGCGGTCTTCGCCGCGCACGCCCTGCACAGCGCCCCCGTCCACAGGGAGCGGCTGCGCGGGGACGACGGGACGTACGCCCGGGCCTTCGCCCACGAAGTGCGCCGCTTCTACCCGTTCGCACCCTTCGTCGGCGGCCTCGCCGCCCGCGACCTGCGATGGCGGGACACGGAGGTCCCCCAGGGCAGTCTCCTCCTGCTGGACCTGTACGGGCGCAACCACGATCCGGACGTGTGGCCCGGCCCCTGCGACTTCGACCCCTGCCGTTTCGTCGGCCGCGAACCGCCGCCGAACGACCTCGTACCGCAGGGCGGCGGCGACGCCCGTACCGGGCACCGCTGCCCGGGCGAGGACATCGCCGTCGAGCTGCTGACGGCCATCGTGGGCGCACTCGTCGCGCTGGAATGCGAGGTCCCGGAACAGGACCTGACGATCCCGCTCCACCGCATACCGACCCGGCCGCGCAGCGGTTTCGTCGTCGCACGCGCGCGTACGGCGGTCCGCGCCGACGGAGTGCCGTCCCGGGGCCCGCGGGCCCCGCACCGGTGA
- the qcrB gene encoding cytochrome bc1 complex cytochrome b subunit, which translates to MLGSRRKARLRDRARRAAVRAFHKADARLPLGELARGVMRKVFPDHWSFLLGELALYGFLVLLLTGVYLTFFFEPSMSEGPYQGSYAPLRGVPMSRAYLSTLRISFDVRGGLLIRQTHHWAAILFLAAIGAHMLRVFLTGAFRRPREANWTIGVTLFLLSLLEGFCGYSLPDDLLSGTGLRIAQGIVLSVPVAGSYLGMFVFGGQFPGHDIVPRLYPVHVLLVPGLLLGLITVHLLLVFTLKHTQWPGPGRTGRNVVGLPFFPQYLAKSGGLFFMVFGLLAALGALAQVNPVWAYGPYRSDIVSTGSQPDWYVGFLEGALRLMPGAETRLWGHTVSWNPLLTGVVLPGLLFAVLYCYPYFERWVTGPTGERHLCDRPRNRPVRTGLGVAALSWYAVLLLAGGQDIVAYVFDVPVAGVTRVLRAGFFVVPAAAFWLTRRLCLALQERERELLDEGEETGLVTQGPEGGFHPEHTALPGPARHAVLVRDVPRPLEPAGPAPRRLAERTRTALSAWYYRDRIRYPATPEQRRRIAAVLAGPDQEQPPPRDG; encoded by the coding sequence GTGCTGGGGTCACGGCGCAAGGCCCGGCTGCGCGACCGGGCACGTCGCGCGGCGGTGCGGGCCTTCCACAAGGCGGACGCCCGGCTGCCCCTGGGGGAGCTGGCGCGCGGGGTGATGCGCAAGGTGTTCCCCGACCACTGGTCGTTCCTGCTCGGGGAACTCGCGCTGTACGGCTTCCTCGTCCTGCTGCTGACCGGGGTCTACCTGACCTTCTTCTTCGAGCCCTCGATGAGCGAGGGCCCCTACCAGGGTTCGTACGCTCCGCTGCGCGGGGTCCCGATGTCCCGGGCCTACCTCTCCACCCTCAGGATCAGCTTCGACGTGCGCGGCGGACTGCTGATCCGCCAGACCCACCACTGGGCGGCGATCCTCTTCCTCGCCGCGATCGGCGCCCACATGCTGCGCGTGTTCCTGACCGGCGCCTTCCGCCGTCCGCGCGAGGCCAACTGGACGATCGGGGTCACCCTGTTCCTGCTCTCGCTCCTGGAAGGCTTCTGCGGCTACTCGCTCCCCGACGACCTGCTCTCCGGCACCGGACTGCGCATCGCCCAGGGCATCGTCCTGTCCGTCCCCGTGGCCGGCAGCTACCTCGGCATGTTCGTCTTCGGTGGCCAGTTCCCGGGCCACGACATCGTGCCCAGGCTCTACCCGGTGCACGTCCTGCTGGTCCCCGGCCTGCTCCTGGGACTGATCACGGTGCACCTCCTGCTGGTGTTCACCCTCAAGCACACCCAGTGGCCCGGCCCCGGCAGGACCGGCCGCAACGTCGTCGGACTGCCCTTCTTCCCCCAGTACCTCGCCAAGTCCGGCGGCCTGTTCTTCATGGTCTTCGGCCTGCTCGCGGCGCTCGGCGCACTCGCGCAGGTCAACCCCGTCTGGGCCTACGGCCCCTACCGCTCCGACATCGTCTCCACCGGCTCCCAGCCCGACTGGTACGTCGGATTCCTGGAGGGGGCGCTGCGCCTGATGCCCGGGGCGGAGACCCGGCTGTGGGGGCACACCGTGTCCTGGAACCCCCTGCTGACGGGGGTGGTCCTGCCCGGACTGCTCTTCGCGGTCCTGTACTGCTACCCGTACTTCGAGCGCTGGGTCACCGGCCCGACCGGCGAACGGCACCTGTGCGACCGGCCCCGCAACCGGCCCGTCCGCACCGGCCTGGGCGTGGCGGCCCTTTCCTGGTACGCCGTGCTGCTCCTCGCGGGCGGCCAGGACATCGTCGCCTACGTCTTCGACGTCCCCGTGGCGGGCGTGACCAGGGTGCTGCGCGCCGGGTTCTTCGTCGTACCGGCGGCCGCGTTCTGGCTGACCAGACGCCTCTGCCTGGCCCTGCAGGAGCGAGAACGGGAACTGCTGGACGAGGGCGAGGAGACCGGCCTGGTGACCCAGGGCCCGGAAGGCGGCTTCCACCCGGAGCACACGGCGCTGCCCGGCCCCGCCCGTCACGCCGTTCTCGTACGGGACGTGCCACGGCCCCTGGAACCCGCCGGCCCCGCTCCGCGGCGGCTCGCCGAGCGGACGCGCACCGCGCTCAGCGCCTGGTACTACCGCGACCGGATCCGCTACCCGGCGACCCCCGAGCAGCGCCGCCGGATCGCGGCGGTCCTCGCCGGCCCCGACCAGGAACAACCGCCGCCGCGGGACGGGTGA
- a CDS encoding class II glutamine amidotransferase — protein MCRWLAYSGSPVLLDTVLYRPEHSLINQSLHARMGVETTNGDGFGIGWYSEHGDGTPAVFRDIGPAWNNQNLRELAAHVSSRLFFAHVRASTGSAVQQTNCHPFRHGRWLWMHNGAITDFQRLQRDLYMAVDPALFPSIEGSTDSEVMFYLAVTFGLDQDVPGAVARMAGLVERLGKEHGVDDPLQMTVAVSDGHKVWAFRYSSQRRSRSLFYSSRADTVRELYPELPYLRKVSDDTRLVVSEPLGDLPGVWNELPEASYVVLPTGEEEEEYLPFIPEPP, from the coding sequence ATGTGCCGCTGGCTCGCGTACTCGGGATCACCGGTCCTGCTCGACACCGTCCTCTACCGTCCCGAGCACTCGCTCATCAACCAGAGCCTGCACGCCCGGATGGGCGTCGAGACGACGAACGGCGACGGCTTCGGCATCGGCTGGTACAGCGAGCACGGGGACGGCACCCCGGCGGTGTTCCGTGACATCGGACCGGCCTGGAACAACCAGAACCTCCGCGAGCTGGCGGCCCACGTCAGCTCGCGGCTCTTCTTCGCCCACGTCCGCGCCTCGACCGGTTCGGCCGTCCAGCAGACCAACTGCCATCCCTTCCGGCACGGCCGGTGGCTGTGGATGCACAACGGGGCGATCACCGACTTCCAGAGGCTCCAGCGGGACCTGTACATGGCCGTCGACCCGGCGCTCTTCCCCTCCATCGAGGGCTCCACGGACTCCGAGGTCATGTTCTACCTGGCCGTCACCTTCGGCCTGGACCAGGACGTGCCGGGCGCCGTGGCCCGGATGGCCGGACTGGTCGAACGCCTCGGCAAGGAACACGGCGTCGACGACCCGCTCCAGATGACGGTCGCCGTCAGCGACGGGCACAAGGTGTGGGCGTTCCGCTACTCCAGCCAGCGCAGGTCACGGTCGCTGTTCTACAGCAGCAGGGCCGACACCGTCCGCGAGCTGTACCCGGAGCTGCCCTACCTGCGGAAGGTCTCCGACGACACCCGCCTGGTGGTCTCCGAACCGCTGGGTGACCTGCCCGGCGTGTGGAACGAACTCCCCGAGGCGAGCTATGTCGTCCTCCCCACCGGCGAGGAAGAGGAGGAGTACCTGCCCTTCATCCCCGAGCCTCCGTGA
- a CDS encoding DUF1360 domain-containing protein — MDLTQALSGARRRADREERAYAGDEERPLKGYLALMGAYGAGVAGLVAAARAARRPVPRLSPSDVLLLGGATHWVAHTLAKDPVTSPLRAPFARYRGTSGPAELEEDVRGSGVRHAVGELLTCPFCLGLWVTTGLGAGYVFAPAFTRFAVGSLAALTGADLLQLCRARLQDGG, encoded by the coding sequence ATGGATCTCACCCAAGCCCTGAGCGGTGCCCGGCGCCGCGCGGACCGCGAGGAGCGCGCCTACGCGGGTGACGAGGAGCGGCCGCTCAAGGGGTATCTGGCGCTCATGGGGGCGTACGGCGCGGGCGTCGCGGGGCTCGTGGCCGCCGCCCGGGCCGCGCGCAGGCCGGTACCGCGGCTCTCCCCGTCCGACGTGCTGCTGCTCGGCGGCGCCACCCACTGGGTGGCGCACACCCTCGCGAAGGACCCCGTGACCAGCCCGTTGCGCGCTCCCTTCGCCCGCTACCGCGGTACTTCCGGACCGGCCGAGCTGGAGGAGGACGTCCGGGGTTCGGGGGTGCGGCACGCGGTCGGCGAGCTGCTGACCTGCCCGTTCTGTCTGGGGCTGTGGGTGACCACGGGGCTCGGCGCCGGATACGTGTTCGCGCCCGCCTTCACCCGGTTCGCGGTCGGTTCACTGGCGGCCCTGACGGGGGCGGACCTGCTCCAGCTGTGCCGCGCCCGGCTCCAGGACGGGGGGTGA
- a CDS encoding NAD-dependent epimerase/dehydratase family protein: protein MTSTPPAGSGPAAGLRVVVVGATGNVGTSVVRALVDDPAVGSVLGLARRLPAWRPEATEWRAVNVEPGGADLVPLFEGAAAVVHLAWKFQPTHDPAETWRTNVLGSIRVFEAVAAAGVPALVHASSVGAYSPGPKDRAVDETWPTHGWPQAAYTREKSYLERVLDAYEGAHPGIRVVRMRPAFLFKREAASEQRRIFAGRLLPGRLVRPGLIPVVPDLPGLRLQALHTDDAAAAYAAAVTRPVRGAFNLAAEPPLDAERLAALFKARVVRMPAAPVRAALSAAWRLRAVPASPDLFDAVLRLPLLDSSRARAELGWEPRYTALEAVQEFLAGLRDGAGMATAPLAS from the coding sequence ATGACCTCGACACCCCCAGCCGGATCCGGACCTGCGGCCGGCCTGCGCGTCGTCGTGGTCGGCGCCACCGGCAACGTCGGCACGAGCGTGGTGCGGGCCCTCGTGGACGACCCCGCGGTGGGCTCCGTCCTCGGACTGGCACGCAGGCTCCCCGCCTGGCGGCCGGAGGCCACCGAGTGGCGTGCCGTGAACGTCGAACCCGGCGGCGCCGACCTCGTCCCGCTCTTCGAGGGCGCGGCCGCCGTGGTCCACCTGGCCTGGAAGTTCCAGCCCACGCACGACCCCGCCGAGACCTGGCGCACCAACGTCCTCGGCAGCATCCGCGTGTTCGAGGCCGTCGCCGCCGCGGGTGTGCCCGCACTGGTCCACGCCTCGTCGGTCGGCGCGTACTCGCCCGGCCCCAAGGACCGCGCCGTGGACGAGACCTGGCCCACCCACGGCTGGCCGCAGGCCGCGTACACCCGGGAGAAGTCGTACCTGGAGCGGGTCCTGGACGCCTACGAGGGCGCCCACCCCGGCATCCGCGTCGTCCGGATGCGCCCCGCGTTCCTGTTCAAGCGGGAAGCCGCCTCCGAACAGCGCAGGATCTTCGCGGGCCGGCTGCTGCCCGGCCGGCTGGTCCGGCCGGGCCTGATCCCGGTCGTCCCCGACCTCCCCGGCCTGCGTCTCCAGGCGCTGCACACCGACGACGCCGCGGCCGCCTATGCCGCCGCGGTCACCCGGCCCGTCCGAGGGGCGTTCAACCTCGCCGCCGAACCCCCGCTGGACGCGGAGCGGCTGGCGGCGCTCTTCAAGGCGCGGGTCGTACGGATGCCCGCCGCCCCGGTCAGGGCCGCGCTCTCCGCCGCCTGGCGGCTGCGCGCCGTACCGGCGTCCCCCGACCTGTTCGACGCGGTGCTGCGGCTTCCGCTGCTGGACAGCTCCCGGGCCCGCGCGGAACTGGGCTGGGAGCCCCGGTACACCGCGCTGGAGGCGGTGCAGGAGTTCCTCGCGGGCCTGCGGGACGGCGCGGGGATGGCCACCGCGCCCCTCGCCTCGTAG
- a CDS encoding isochorismatase family cysteine hydrolase: MTGSALVVIDMINRYEHADAELLLPSARQAVPRIQLLLERARRGRTPVIYVNDNFGQWRSHHGEILETALDGPHADLVKPLIPDEDALFVLKARHSIFFETPLAYLLGQLEVDHLVLCGQATEQCVLYSALDAHIRHLGVTVVRDAVAHLHRDLAEAALRMMEVNMSARIRSADAEDLPL; encoded by the coding sequence ATGACAGGCAGCGCACTCGTCGTCATCGACATGATCAACCGGTACGAGCACGCCGACGCGGAGCTGCTGCTGCCCTCCGCCCGCCAGGCCGTGCCCCGTATCCAGCTCCTCCTGGAGCGCGCCAGACGCGGCCGCACCCCCGTCATCTACGTCAACGACAACTTCGGCCAGTGGCGCTCCCACCACGGGGAGATCCTGGAGACCGCACTCGACGGACCGCACGCCGACCTGGTGAAACCGCTCATCCCCGACGAGGACGCCCTCTTCGTGCTCAAGGCCCGCCACTCGATCTTCTTCGAGACACCGCTCGCCTACCTGCTGGGGCAACTCGAAGTCGACCACCTGGTCCTGTGCGGGCAGGCGACCGAGCAGTGCGTGCTCTACTCCGCGCTGGACGCCCACATCCGCCACCTCGGGGTCACCGTCGTACGGGACGCGGTCGCGCACCTGCACCGGGACCTCGCCGAGGCGGCCCTGCGGATGATGGAGGTCAACATGTCCGCCCGCATCCGCAGCGCCGACGCCGAGGACCTCCCGCTCTGA
- a CDS encoding HAD family hydrolase, giving the protein MNRAALFDVDGTLVDTNHLHVTSWWEALRQAGHDVPMHAVHRAIGLPGEDLIAHLLGDDRDTGQDDALKAAHDTLYGTYFDRLPGFASAAELLRTLDGRGWRVVLVTSAGSTELEALRRAIGADDAITATASADDVSEGKPAPDPVHHALDLADAPAHASVFVGDSVWDMKAATRAEVACVGLLCGGIARRDLEEAGARAVYADPAELLARLDDSPFAGVPQAQPSAGRGRA; this is encoded by the coding sequence ATGAACCGCGCCGCCCTGTTCGATGTCGACGGCACGCTGGTCGACACCAATCACCTTCATGTGACCTCGTGGTGGGAAGCGCTGCGGCAGGCCGGTCACGACGTGCCGATGCACGCCGTGCACCGTGCGATCGGCCTCCCCGGTGAGGACCTGATCGCCCACCTGCTCGGCGACGACCGGGACACCGGCCAGGACGACGCGCTGAAGGCCGCCCACGACACCCTCTACGGGACCTACTTCGACCGGCTTCCCGGTTTCGCCTCCGCCGCCGAACTGCTGCGCACCCTCGACGGGCGCGGGTGGCGGGTGGTGCTGGTCACCTCGGCCGGAAGCACCGAACTGGAGGCGCTGCGGCGGGCGATCGGAGCGGACGACGCCATCACCGCCACCGCGAGCGCCGACGACGTCAGCGAGGGCAAACCGGCGCCCGACCCGGTGCACCACGCACTCGACCTCGCCGACGCGCCCGCCCACGCCTCCGTGTTCGTCGGCGACAGCGTGTGGGACATGAAGGCGGCGACACGGGCCGAGGTGGCCTGCGTGGGCCTGCTGTGCGGCGGCATCGCCCGCCGCGACCTGGAGGAGGCCGGGGCCCGCGCGGTGTACGCGGACCCGGCCGAGCTGCTCGCCCGGCTGGACGACAGTCCGTTCGCCGGGGTACCGCAAGCGCAGCCCAGCGCGGGAAGGGGACGGGCATGA